One genomic segment of Anaerobaca lacustris includes these proteins:
- a CDS encoding protein kinase domain-containing protein, translating into MGEGPKDIKLIVCEVLERKTAEERAAYLEVAYGNDVSLRKEVESLLRLDPKMGDFLEVPVLGPGVILDEPLVSDGPGTVIGRYKLLERIGEGGMAVVYMAEQERPIRRKVALKVIKLGMDTRQVIARFEAERQALAMMDHPSIAKVLDAGATETGRPYFVMELVQGVSITEYCDKNNLSTKDRLALFLAVCNAVQHAHQKGIIHRDLKPSNVMVTHHDGRPVPKVIDFGIAKATNQKLTEKTLFTRYAHIIGTPAYMSPEQAELSDLDIDTRTDIYSLGVLLYELLTGTTPFSEEELRKAGYLEMQRVIREQEPAKPSTKLSTLGETSTEVAKRRGCTPDLLRKAVRGDLDWIVMKSLEKDRARRYETASGLAEDIRRHLEHEPVVARGPGAAYRLRKFLRRHRAEVLGALALAVVAGVVVVILSMWNRDRAQLAEAEGFKHRSILSQAREQYAKAERDTALETIRPILASPHAGAEAQLLQATILVDNRQSKEAMAVLGGLLDEQPEIAGAAHSLLARILWESGSPDAQKLEEIEEHRRQAEALLPETAEAYFLRAMTALTVKEQLASLDKALELDSGHYESRRLRAYTYYASRKYERLKDDALAMTILRRRDPLGYSLRAAALRELGKYQEAITSYDNALALTPQADPQYLALLEQHSEVLLRMGDYERVIADAPGGARDLSPLRYHLFCALTALGEYQEATALYRQIIAASYSARSRFQDWCAKYVFDTLAAGRSWHPPDQAALGAAFLAMIEAEETYRNLSAKGAQRLTTDGFSARWSPDGSKLAFSLGVHGYSGVAVFDPVTKETDLLIVPGKDPRWSPDGKYIAFVRDCELLRPEELATAERQNQHRSATDEEVWIMNADGTAPRRLARGSWPSWASDSGHIYYFSRGDNTLRLIPLTGTDRETKKIMPCSTFASVSPDNQHVSYFEGGSLKVIDLATQKPIAECAVPVLAWGNTTWSPTGAEICVGGSNPAREKTDLWIYDLAHRDLRSVLDGQIASASWSPAATHLTFCLGTPYLEIWSAALDPNVPTIEALHPAQTPAEYLHEMVAFYTQRIEIDPQDAYAYSSRAQCRDRLGDRAGATADMRRWSAVQTLELPRDSMPAVPRDLRRVIHMPFDCQLVFSAERPANAMPTMSVAFGQKGRCEMKLFRTPMFVASLLGFGILASVDAPTARADFVFGKPVNLKTVIPVIDPVHESISCLSSDGLEIHFMSDRPGGHGGMDLWVLKRDSMDDDWGLPENLGPHVNSSETESGGSISSSGLTLYFWSDAPGGYGFADLYMTTRATRSDPWSEAVNLGPTVNGSAADMAPVISHDGLELYFISWRPKGYGLADIYVTRRATTNDPWGAPANLGPAVNSPYQDLVFSISPDGLLLLLCDNVPELGTPPRPGGYGGNDMWMTRRASLKDPWQPLVNLGPQVNTSTHELCPLISPDGSTLYFSTAESGDYATWANWQAPIIPIVDFNGDGKVDGKDLIVMVTQLGGTDSLCDIGPYAWGDGVVDFEDLKVLAEYIGTEVEDPTLIAHWAFDETEGLVAGDSAGDCDGRVIGGATWQPEAGMMGGALELDGVTGCVSTKIVPGLGPEPFSVIAWVKGGAPGQVVLSHNTTPGWLMANPIDGSLMTKLTCNGRAMAHGYSDAVITDGKWHRIGLVWDGAERLLYVDGQEVARDAQGELTIPDGSFTIGVGEAPGTAWSGLIDDVRVYNRVIRP; encoded by the coding sequence GTGGGTGAAGGGCCGAAGGACATCAAGTTGATTGTTTGCGAGGTGCTGGAAAGGAAGACGGCCGAGGAGCGAGCGGCATACCTGGAAGTAGCATATGGAAATGATGTGTCGTTGAGGAAAGAAGTTGAATCGCTGCTCCGGTTGGACCCAAAGATGGGTGATTTCCTTGAAGTTCCTGTGTTGGGCCCGGGCGTCATTTTGGATGAGCCCCTGGTTTCCGACGGCCCCGGCACGGTGATCGGCCGCTACAAGCTCCTGGAGAGGATTGGCGAGGGGGGGATGGCGGTGGTGTACATGGCCGAGCAGGAGCGGCCGATCCGGCGGAAGGTGGCCCTGAAGGTCATCAAGCTGGGGATGGACACCCGGCAGGTGATTGCCCGGTTCGAGGCCGAGCGGCAGGCCCTGGCCATGATGGACCATCCGAGTATCGCCAAGGTGCTGGACGCCGGAGCGACCGAGACCGGGCGGCCTTACTTCGTCATGGAACTGGTCCAGGGCGTCTCGATCACCGAATACTGCGACAAGAACAACCTCAGCACCAAAGACCGGCTGGCCTTGTTTCTGGCGGTCTGCAACGCCGTCCAGCACGCCCACCAGAAGGGTATCATCCATCGCGATCTGAAACCCTCCAACGTCATGGTCACGCACCACGACGGCAGACCCGTACCCAAGGTGATCGACTTCGGGATTGCCAAGGCCACGAACCAGAAGCTGACGGAGAAGACGCTCTTCACCCGCTACGCTCACATCATCGGCACCCCCGCCTACATGAGCCCCGAGCAGGCCGAACTGAGCGATCTCGATATCGACACCCGCACGGACATCTATTCGCTGGGCGTGCTGCTCTATGAGTTGCTGACCGGAACCACACCCTTCAGCGAAGAAGAGCTTCGCAAGGCGGGTTACCTCGAGATGCAGCGGGTCATCCGCGAACAGGAGCCCGCCAAGCCCTCCACCAAGCTCAGCACCCTGGGCGAGACCTCTACCGAGGTCGCCAAGCGTCGCGGCTGCACGCCCGATCTGCTTCGCAAAGCCGTTCGCGGCGATCTGGACTGGATTGTGATGAAGTCCCTGGAGAAGGACCGCGCCCGGCGGTACGAGACCGCCAGCGGTCTGGCCGAAGACATCCGGCGGCATCTGGAGCACGAGCCGGTTGTGGCGAGGGGGCCGGGAGCGGCGTACCGCCTTCGCAAGTTCCTTCGCAGGCACCGCGCTGAAGTCCTGGGTGCCTTGGCGCTGGCGGTTGTCGCCGGCGTGGTGGTCGTGATCCTGTCGATGTGGAACCGGGACCGGGCGCAACTGGCCGAGGCCGAGGGCTTCAAGCACAGGAGCATCCTGTCCCAGGCCCGCGAGCAGTATGCCAAGGCCGAGCGTGACACGGCCCTCGAAACCATCCGGCCCATCCTCGCCAGTCCACACGCCGGAGCAGAGGCTCAGCTTCTGCAGGCCACCATTCTTGTGGACAACCGCCAATCGAAAGAGGCCATGGCCGTATTGGGCGGCCTGCTCGACGAGCAGCCGGAGATCGCCGGGGCGGCCCATTCGCTGCTGGCCCGCATCCTCTGGGAGAGCGGCTCGCCGGACGCCCAGAAGCTCGAAGAGATCGAAGAGCATCGCCGACAGGCTGAGGCACTGCTGCCGGAAACGGCGGAGGCGTATTTCCTGCGGGCGATGACCGCGCTGACCGTCAAAGAGCAGCTCGCCTCGCTCGACAAGGCCTTGGAGCTTGATTCCGGCCACTACGAATCCCGGCGGCTCCGCGCCTATACGTACTACGCCTCGCGCAAGTACGAGAGATTGAAGGACGACGCCCTCGCCATGACCATCCTGCGGCGGCGAGATCCGCTGGGCTATTCCCTGCGTGCGGCGGCGCTCCGCGAACTGGGCAAGTACCAGGAAGCGATCACGTCGTATGACAACGCCCTGGCCCTGACGCCGCAGGCGGACCCGCAATACCTTGCTCTTCTTGAACAGCACAGCGAGGTCTTGTTGCGGATGGGTGACTATGAACGTGTGATTGCCGATGCCCCGGGGGGGGCGAGAGATCTTTCGCCCCTACGATACCACCTCTTCTGTGCCTTGACCGCCCTTGGCGAATATCAGGAGGCAACAGCGTTGTACAGGCAGATCATCGCTGCCAGCTACAGCGCTCGCAGCAGATTCCAGGACTGGTGCGCCAAGTACGTCTTCGACACACTGGCAGCCGGACGGTCATGGCATCCACCGGACCAAGCAGCTCTTGGCGCCGCCTTCCTGGCGATGATCGAGGCCGAAGAGACGTATCGGAATCTCTCCGCCAAGGGGGCCCAGCGCCTGACCACGGACGGGTTCAGCGCCCGTTGGTCACCGGATGGAAGCAAACTCGCCTTCAGCCTGGGCGTCCATGGCTACAGCGGCGTAGCGGTCTTTGATCCAGTGACGAAAGAAACCGACCTGCTGATCGTCCCCGGCAAAGACCCGCGCTGGTCGCCGGACGGCAAGTACATTGCCTTCGTGCGAGATTGTGAACTCCTGCGACCGGAGGAACTCGCTACCGCCGAGCGCCAGAACCAGCACCGTTCGGCAACGGACGAAGAGGTCTGGATCATGAACGCCGATGGCACAGCACCCCGCCGATTGGCCCGGGGCAGTTGGCCTTCGTGGGCCAGCGACTCCGGACACATCTACTACTTCTCCCGCGGCGACAACACGCTCCGTTTGATCCCCCTTACGGGAACGGACCGGGAGACGAAGAAGATCATGCCATGCTCCACCTTCGCTTCGGTCTCGCCGGACAACCAGCATGTATCCTACTTCGAAGGGGGATCACTGAAGGTCATCGACTTGGCTACGCAGAAGCCCATTGCAGAGTGTGCGGTGCCCGTCCTGGCATGGGGAAACACCACGTGGTCTCCAACGGGCGCAGAGATCTGTGTGGGCGGCAGCAACCCCGCGAGGGAGAAGACGGACCTGTGGATTTATGATCTGGCGCATAGAGATCTTCGCAGTGTCCTTGACGGTCAGATCGCAAGTGCTTCCTGGTCCCCTGCGGCGACTCACTTGACCTTCTGTTTGGGCACACCCTATCTCGAGATTTGGAGCGCCGCCCTCGATCCGAATGTCCCAACCATTGAAGCCCTTCATCCGGCTCAGACTCCGGCTGAATACCTCCATGAGATGGTGGCCTTCTATACACAGAGGATCGAGATCGACCCACAGGATGCTTACGCTTACTCCAGCCGGGCGCAATGCCGTGATCGCCTGGGCGACCGCGCCGGGGCCACAGCCGACATGCGCCGGTGGTCTGCTGTTCAAACCCTGGAGTTGCCGCGTGATTCTATGCCCGCTGTACCGCGCGACCTGCGGCGTGTCATCCACATGCCATTCGACTGTCAACTCGTCTTTTCTGCAGAAAGACCTGCCAATGCGATGCCAACGATGTCTGTTGCCTTCGGGCAGAAGGGAAGGTGTGAGATGAAGTTGTTTCGGACTCCGATGTTTGTCGCGTCACTGCTTGGTTTCGGCATCCTCGCAAGCGTGGATGCCCCGACCGCACGAGCAGACTTTGTGTTCGGCAAGCCGGTGAACCTTAAGACCGTGATCCCGGTCATCGACCCTGTGCATGAGAGCATCAGTTGCCTCTCATCCGATGGGCTGGAGATACACTTCATGTCAGACCGCCCCGGCGGACACGGTGGCATGGATCTCTGGGTGTTGAAGCGGGACTCGATGGATGACGATTGGGGCCTTCCGGAAAATCTCGGACCTCATGTCAATAGCTCCGAGACTGAATCGGGTGGGTCTATCTCCTCAAGTGGTCTCACGCTCTACTTCTGGTCCGACGCGCCTGGAGGATATGGTTTCGCCGACCTGTATATGACGACGCGCGCGACGAGGAGTGATCCCTGGAGCGAAGCTGTCAATCTTGGTCCGACCGTGAACGGCTCCGCCGCCGACATGGCGCCCGTGATCTCTCACGACGGTCTGGAGCTTTATTTCATCTCGTGGCGCCCTAAGGGGTACGGTCTGGCCGACATCTATGTGACAAGGCGCGCAACAACGAATGATCCCTGGGGAGCACCAGCCAATCTGGGTCCCGCAGTGAATAGTCCATATCAGGATCTTGTCTTTTCGATCTCGCCAGATGGGCTGCTTCTTTTGCTCTGCGATAACGTGCCGGAACTGGGTACGCCCCCCAGGCCGGGTGGATATGGTGGAAATGATATGTGGATGACGCGCCGTGCAAGCCTCAAAGACCCCTGGCAGCCTCTCGTGAACCTTGGACCGCAGGTGAACACTTCCACACACGAGCTTTGTCCGCTTATTTCGCCGGATGGTTCCACACTCTACTTCAGCACAGCGGAGAGTGGAGATTATGCGACATGGGCGAATTGGCAAGCCCCGATCATCCCCATCGTCGATTTCAACGGCGATGGGAAGGTCGATGGGAAGGACCTTATTGTGATGGTGACGCAGTTGGGCGGGACTGACTCGCTGTGCGACATCGGGCCGTATGCCTGGGGGGATGGTGTGGTGGATTTTGAGGACCTCAAGGTGCTCGCCGAGTACATCGGGACGGAGGTCGAAGATCCGACCCTGATTGCGCACTGGGCGTTCGACGAGACCGAGGGCCTGGTTGCCGGCGATAGCGCCGGGGACTGTGACGGGCGGGTGATCGGCGGCGCGACCTGGCAGCCGGAGGCAGGCATGATGGGCGGAGCGCTTGAGTTGGATGGCGTCACGGGCTGTGTGTCCACGAAGATCGTCCCGGGCCTTGGCCCCGAACCGTTCAGTGTGATCGCCTGGGTCAAGGGCGGCGCGCCCGGACAGGTCGTGCTCTCTCACAACACGACGCCCGGCTGGCTGATGGCCAATCCGATCGACGGCAGCCTGATGACCAAGCTGACGTGCAACGGGCGGGCGATGGCGCATGGGTACTCGGATGCCGTCATCACCGACGGCAAGTGGCACCGCATCGGCCTGGTCTGGGACGGGGCCGAGCGCCTGTTGTATGTAGACGGCCAGGAGGTGGCCAGGGATGCGCAGGGCGAACTGACGATCCCCGACGGCTCGTTCACGATCGGCGTCGGCGAGGCACCGGGCACCGCCTGGTCCGGCCTGATCGACGATGTGCGGGTCTACAACCGCGTCATCCGGCCGTAG
- a CDS encoding response regulator transcription factor: MRDREGAGRRQEADVRCSLTQVFYADGEKRSTGIVRAILGRLDVRVTPFRSAAECLNGLRDRRCHLLISNARRPGIEGLELLLGARRIKPSVPVVVLVDHGDIEVAVRMMKAGAADCLERPPESRLLVSAIDAALWETVRHDSLPKRPLSEVEQQVLDLMLQGCTTSEMALQLHRSCRTIEVHRSHIMWKLDADGIVDLVKKCARLGLLRHWP, translated from the coding sequence ATGCGAGACAGGGAAGGTGCAGGGCGCAGGCAGGAGGCTGACGTGAGGTGTTCGCTGACGCAGGTGTTCTATGCCGACGGCGAGAAGAGAAGCACGGGGATTGTCCGGGCCATACTCGGTCGGCTCGATGTGCGGGTCACACCGTTTCGCAGTGCGGCCGAGTGTCTCAATGGGCTCAGGGACCGGCGATGTCATCTGCTCATCAGCAACGCGCGGCGGCCGGGCATCGAGGGGCTGGAACTTCTGCTCGGCGCCAGGCGGATCAAGCCGTCGGTGCCGGTGGTCGTGCTGGTGGACCACGGCGATATTGAAGTGGCCGTCCGCATGATGAAAGCCGGGGCGGCCGATTGCCTGGAACGGCCGCCGGAGAGCCGGCTTCTGGTCTCGGCGATTGACGCCGCCCTGTGGGAGACGGTCCGCCATGACTCGCTACCGAAGCGCCCTTTGTCCGAAGTGGAACAGCAGGTGCTCGACCTTATGCTCCAGGGCTGCACGACCAGCGAAATGGCTCTGCAACTCCACCGCTCCTGCAGGACGATCGAGGTGCACCGCAGCCACATCATGTGGAAACTCGACGCCGACGGCATAGTTGATCTGGTGAAGAAGTGTGCCCGGCTGGGCCTGCTCCGGCACTGGCCCTGA